cacatgcgcctcatggcgccatgattgtgcaagacTGGCCACACATGGCCAGCACCGCATACCCCCTGCGGCCAACACATGGCATTGATgccatgtatggagacttggctcctctttctacttctcaaagtaaattgtgacattctggctcaaccaaaaccttcatcgGTTGATTATACGACCAAtatttcgttctgtaaagcctgtttttTTTAAGGATCacgaccatcctatgcaaaggacactaaaggaataatttcattcttacaaagaattcaaggggattctgtggatcgactcaaccaacttgcgaactgcttagatgttttatgttaTTGGTTGATATgtggacacgctggtcacatgtcgcactatcgtccactcgtaatgctgcttatgatgcactcctagcccaaatcatatggctacgggctcactacctgGATCATCCCGTTCAGTTAATTCGACTTgaaaatgctagagagtttacatcaaaaattttagatgactattgcatataattgggtattgatatcaagtatcatattcccatgtacacatccAATTgatctcgcggaaaagccaccattaaactactacgatggtagcccggacattggtaatgcacaccaatatttccgcttgggttatgcaatatcgcatgcagctatgctaattcgtctacgactcatagtagccactcaacttttatttgcgttacagctagtgactgggtttgaatctaatatctcgtatttatgcatatttgagcgtgcggttcatgtgccaattgtgccgccacagtgcatcaacatgagtcattgcaacgaatgcatatatatatttgttggacatgagtctccaactataagtccgctatgtagaacccttgacaggcgatctctatttcgctggatttgcgaattgtcactttgatgagacagtcttcctgtcgttagggggagattagaatgtcaatgttcaacaggaacgacatgaattgtcgtggtctatccccactatgtctcatcttgatcccctaaaagtgacgagatcacatatacctgctgtaaacatgcctgcaaggattgatgtccccataagaggacatggtgccacccagagaagatgggtactgcaccactaccatggatggtggtatggtgactccacaaaggtggcataatggcgtcataggccatgggttccgctagagagagtaggagacccataggttcgatggattctcgccttaAGAAGatagcgagtttggcacaacttgatccattgatcattgatactcaaaatccgtctcatgagaatattttggattgtggttatgtccaagagacatcgctgggggacacctcaatgttagaaccaattcctgagaatatagagatctctacgaactacactagtgtacatgagcacgtggaattattgagaccaatgacatcgaaccttactccgttgaagaatgccaacatagagaaaattggcctaaatggaaatatgtcatccaagttgaattggattcactaacgaagaggaaggatttcgggcctgagatatcaacacctcctaacataaaacatgttgacattaataggtcttcgttagatagcgtgatgagaaaaagagatgataatctcaccttatggcgcaaggcttctcacaaaacaccctggaatctactacgagaagacatattctctcgtaatggatgtcattgcactccactaccttgttagtttggtagtttctaagtaactgaacatgcagcttacaaatgtggtcactaagtatctttatggggatctagatacggaatataatgaaggttcttgtgaacttcatttacccaaatcaagtggctcttgaccacggagcgcgtttgcaatgagggtgaaacgctcactaaagtgattacttgattgggaagggatatgatgaactatgcccctgcgttttcatgacaagttctggatttgcaattttcgcggtttatgttgataaacataattgaaaaccttgagagttaagggaaaccgctgaacacctgaaatccgagtttgagaggaaggaccttgggagaacacggttttgtctagattcagaacttgtataccgtgtcaatagatgcttaggcattttgataaagtcaaaaatgcactcccatggttgACAGGACcagccccggatttcaccctgaaatccgaagaggccctgcggggcccaccttagaagaaattctaccaaaaatttgacagaacttctcctaaaaatagacaacccaaaacctgtagaaaagcctttacacttctaaatcatccatccttattctcctgtagccaccctgcttcctatatcacaacatctcccatttcacaaacaattctgatacttaagaatattaatctcaagagttatcagagcaatctatttcttaggcgtacaagaaggtagaatacaagataaacgaccaatacttttataatgcggaagctatgacagctatgcctcaaccccaagtacgctcgacctcaagctaaactggcctgcaaactgggcatttaaaaccgaagggcccagggaaaaaacatttaaaaaccgttagagtgagtggacgaaaaataagtactttcgaatgtataagtaaaacttgatgctttcccaagttattctctaaaatctcgcatgcagtaacaatcttggaaaatacttttaatcatcatctttactgcaatctcttaaaatctcatcctcaatcctttttaaaacatcattttcaaaaggttcgtttgatgactagaaaggactgctgtctagtcatctcatgccatctgggagggactgccacccagaagacgcatcagaagggactgccaaccggaacaggagacggtggatagaagggactgtcaactaaccacaggtagttagaagggactgtcaactaactacctcatgtcatctggaagggactgccaactagatgacgcatcggatgggactgccaaccgggctgtagtctggaagggactgccaaccagactattacctagaagggactgccaactaggtaatgcatgcatgcactgactgatagcctcctcaataaactggtaacaacctctttcaattacttactttcggaaagaaactcgctattacttcaataaaacattaaaaattcaccgaaagcataactcaggattatctcgctaaatcaaacctcaatatcccaataaatcctcgaaagcataaatcaaatactctgtaaatcaataaatgctttcggaaaggaaactcaatctaacttcaaggctgataagtgcggagctcaaagctcaataaatctcgataattcaatcatgctcaaatatttgctaaatccttcgtactcgtatatcttcataaaaactgatattcgaaatcaataattctcataatattttctaaatcagtcacttcccgaaaatcatttcccaactcaataactcataaataaatagcttgaatatctattgaaagccctcgggaaggaaatccactaaaaatcccgtgactcatagagcataataaatctcaagaaatcaagctcataaactcataatactcaataattcaaataataaattaaacctcaatcggaaattaataatatactgcatgcacatttaatttaaaataaatgtccactcactgtactattgaggcgatcacgcatacaaGTTCTTTCGTCGAGCAATAACTCGAtatatcgccctgtacacaattataattcgtgaataacaatctgGAATAAAATACGATTCCAATGTCCTattctcataaatcaacatttctatttcttctctgattaaaccaaaacttcatcattTGCATCTATTctttaattgaaggtttctagggcaAAGCTGAGAGAAATCGGATAGTAGAattctcataaatcaataaccaaactattgaacttcgtaaattccgattaatatccaaacctcctccaatttccaccaaacacctATCCATAAATTCGTAACAATATATACTACCCAATAAaccaaaacaactcaccaggaACGGTCGGACGCTCCCTCACACGTCGCCACAGGCAGCTGCGCCTGGACCCCACCCgccgccggtcaaccaccatatctggctaccaaattttaccagcatcAACAACTCAACATTCCAAGCGTCTTTCATAACTGTggccaagtcagaaaatacctctaagtggctgaacaattaagcaaaccgaagtagagtaaaattttctaattatgctttctccctccacgctgcaaatcaCCTCAAGGTATTTGGGGAGCTTCAAGTACGCCTCAAGGCGCTTCTAAAAAGCCTGGCTTTGTCGCCGGAGGTGACCGGAATTGAGATCAACGATCAATTGCTACAGTAAACTCCCACGACTTGGTTCGTCATTTTCCGGCCAAGTTATCGTGAGATACCACCGTAGGCGCCACGAGGAGGTCGAGTCGAGTCCGTAGCCACCGGTCTTGAGCCGTCAGGTGGCCGGAAGAGAGAGAACACCGGAGTTGCAGATCGCcgaaggaagagagaaaaacgcgggggaggaggagagagaaagagaaaagaaaagttactgGCCAACAGtagaaattcaaatatatactacttactgtgaacagtaactttcacattttcgcgtataactttcgtatatgagctccgatttttacgtaccacatatgcacgcgctcggtttaacgtccactacaactttcatgaaggaaattttctcaaattttgacacgaacaaaagtcaacttttagggccccttaaaatgtcgaaacggagccaaaaagtaaatgtaaatgtcgtttacccatcgaaagacttgtaaactagtaaatttaggttcgggacgttacaatggtcgtctgtagtcttggccctaaaagggatccgtttcgtcccagggatgatgacgaagacgtgttaatagcataAGTGCTTATTTATATacaatagacgcattattgtacttagcataatacaagaccggacacttcaattattatgaacttgttggctagacatagccccgcgccaacgcaacgccattagattggtataaagacaatctttcgatatttgagaggtacaattgatatgggcttattctatccctacagagaaaagagatgacggaagtgtgggatcggaccccacaaggcaaaatgccaccttctgtgctcctcctcccctccatcaaaatgacaacaagcatttctaaatattgaagtgaaccaaatccgatcagaggataatgtagcggacttatttactaagtcgttaccaaaatctaccttcgagaaacatgtgaagagcatcggattgagaaagttatccgaactcccatgattgtagcaatcagggggagatattgacatcagtgggaggcatgatgtctacatattcgatctcgaagagtgaatgacgtgttgtgctctttttgtccttcgaccagggttttttttgtcccacagggtttttgttacctggcaagattttttaacaaggcaacaatcaaagtgtcatcaccaagtttgagcggcacaagggggagtgttgaaggatattgacataatgtgtgcctctacaaactagggtttagagttgtaataggcatgtgttctaggtattcaattgtaatcagattctattacctttttaggtaccttgtaactccctatttatagggctcctattatcaataataaacacaattactATTCTCCTATAACAGGGGATTCATTTTGTAAAAACTTTGAGAGTATTCTAGTTCAGGTTTTCTCTCATTTCTCTATTTTCAAAGCTTGACTTTGCTCTCAAAGTTTGACCATGGCTGATATGTTATCACGAGGATCCTCTGTGGCTCTGTCCCCAGTAAACCCTAAACTGAGGGACAAATATACAAATCATTTCAGAATGTAATTTATGCTTAATACTTAAGTTCATGATGAGATACTGGGAGTCGACAGTTGTTACATGATAGATAGATAACACACCGCAAATGCTCTAATCAGAATCCTGGGGAATCTGCCTGACGAAATGGGTCTCGAATTCAGAGATGACCTTGGCCAAGTCTTCGGCCATGAGAACAAGGACTTCAACATCCCCCACACTCATATATGCGTCCCACTGGTCCAACTCGGGTACTCTGTGAACGGAGGCATCTAATACCCATCCGAGAAGTTGTTCTCCGAAGTAATTTCCTGAATAATGGTAATATACCGGTCCGCTGAATGAACAATAGGATACAATTCCTCTTATGATGAAGAACATCCTATCAATCTTTTCATTCGAGTTCAAAATAAAGGGCCCGTCCGGCGTATCATCACTATATTTCATGGGGTTGAGATGTGAACAGATTGCTTTCAATACTTCTTCATCCATATTTTCCAGTATTGGCACCTAATTCAGAGTAATACATGCATACAAGATTTCAGTTTCAAGTCTAGCAAGTAACAATAATATATCAGTCTAAAAAGGTACCAATGTCTTGCAAATGTATTAATTATTGACAGAGAAGCTTACTTTCTTAACCATAGTCAATGGGTCAAAAGTTGCTAGCTTCCCCTCCGAATCTATTGGGAGGGTGGTTTGCTTCATGAAGTCTGACCTGAATTCAGATACTATGCTCTTCAAGTCATCGGCCCAGAGAACAGCGACTTCGGCATTACCTATTTGATCATCATTGGGGACTTTAGCAGAATTGTGGGACAAGGGTAATTTAGCAGGAAAATTAGTATGTGCCGCCCAGTTTGTAATCCAATGTACAAGTTCTAATCCAATGAAATCTCCCACGACACAGTGATAAGGATATGTCTCTTTAACAGTTACCCTTTCTCCGCCTAATAAGACGAACATCATTTCAAGTGGTTTGTGCTTTTCAATAATAACAGTATCGCTGCTATAGCTCACACGCTTCATACGTTTAGAGATTTCTTTCACCACTTCTTCATCCATATCTCGGAACATTGGCACCTAGAGAATTAGATAAAGATtttaggaagaaaaaaaaaagtcatgaaAAAACAATAAGTCCAGTAATGAGGTACACGATCACATCAACATTATTTAGGCAAGCTACTAAATGATGATTGATTGATTGGGTTTAATTGGATCATGTGGGATGTGTCTTCCAGATGTTTTCTGGAGAGACAGATGACTTACTTTCTTTAGCCAGTGCAACGTGAGGGAAGCAAAAAGATCGGTTGGATGGGCGATCACTCTGCTGAAATTCGACCTGTATTCAGAGGCTACACTTGCCAAGTCCTTGGCCGTGACATAAAGGATGTCAACATAATTACTAGCATTGAGCCGACAGGTGGGTAAGGGTGATAGGGCAGGAAATGAACTATCTAATACGTAATCCAGAAGTTCTTCTCCCGAGAAATATCCTGCTTTGTGCCTTAACCGTCCATGATCAAGCGTACCATATTCTTCCACTGATCCATCTATGACGAAGATCATCATACGAAGTGGTTCATTCGTATCAGTCAACCAGGCCTTGCTATAGCTCCTAGGCTTAAGATGCAGAGAAATTGCTTTCAACACTTCAGTATGCATAGTTTCCAACTTTGGCACCTACGAATGGCATattcaaaatcaagaaaaaacaGAAGAGATAACTAGggacattaatttttttttctgtaagtAAATAAAAGATTAGACGATACTAGAGATGTATAAATAATTCATATATTATCAATCTTCCATATATTATATTGATATATGTTGTACTCAACTTACTTTCCTTAACATAGCCACCTGGCGGCTCTCTAAAAGAACCCACTTAGCATCCGACAGAGGGGTAATTTCTTTACCAAATTCCGATCTGAATTTATAGCCTACACGCTCCATGTCACTCGCCATGAGAACGAGGACGTCAACATCACCAATGGCTCTAGCAGACTCATTTGATATGCCGGGAAAAGATGTCCATGCTGGCCAACATAGAAGTTGTTCACCAAATAACTGTCCTGCACCTCGTTGCAGTGTACCAGACGCATCTCTCTTTTCTATGCTTACAAGTCCATCCACAATGAAGATCATCATCTCAAGTGGCTTATCCTCGGAAATAATGATATTATCCTTTTTGTACTTCTTGGGCTTAAGATTTTCAGAGATTTCTCTCAATACTGCTTCAGCCATATTTTGAACTGATGGCACCTAGGATtagataaaaataataataatagtcaAGTGAGAGATAAAAAAATTTAGAGAGAATGATTCCAGTCATTCCACCCTACGTAAACTGTTGTATGACATACTATATGTTTTATTCTCCTAGCTAGATAAGTTAAACTAGATCTAATGGAGGAAAACATGTCTATTTTCCATTCAACATTTTATGGCATAAGGCGACATTATGCTAGAACAGAATGCGGCATAAAAATTAAAGTAGTCTTGTTACCTTCTTTAGCCTACTCAACGGCATACAACTTTCCACATAGCTTTGAAGATCGGAAGGCAGAATAGAGAGTAAATTCTCTATATCCACATCTCTGTTTTGTTTAAGCTCTACTAGTACCTTAGCCATGATGTCCGGTTTTTTATGCGAAGGGATGCCATTTTTAACTAACCACGGTTCGAATTCTCGGCTTTTCTCATCCAACTTGTTTTCAACTCTCAGATTCCATCTATCCGTCTCCAATCTTGCGGTATCCAGCTGCATATAAGTCTATTCCACAACAAATTCACAAGGGTTAGCTACTTTATTTTGAATTAAATCATATAATAGTAATGACTACAGTATATAGTTTTCCACACGTCTGCACAATCGTTAATGCTTAAACCACCCAAAATAAACTGAAATTGATATTATGATCTATTTCTGAACTTTCTTTcagttgctttttttttttccttttctttttttaaccaATCTATTACAAACATGAAACAATCTGATTGAATTAAAGAGTATTTAAAAAGTTAACCATAAAGTGAAGCGATTCAAGATGTTAAACTATATCCTCTTAGACATGGAATAAGACTATGGTATATTTTTTTGACtgtgtcaaggggaacccaaaagcttcttaggcccaagataaactctttcggcgcatgtgaaatgcttcaattgtgcattgcagcacaatgCCGGGCCACTTTGACATAAATACTTACTTCGATCATGTAATATCTATTACTTTGAgaactcatgttatcacttccTTTCAACAATTCATAAGATAACAAAGTTCTCATTAAGGTAAATAAAGTCCTTAGTTAGAATAAAGTAGGATATTCTTTAAGTAACTGAGCCTTAAAAGTATGTAGTAATTGTATGTATCAGTATAACACATGCTGTAGAATATCGCCTAGGGCAAGTTGCATATTTTAATCAAACCTTTGAAGTAAAATTCACATAATCCAATCCAGAGTAATATAAAGAAGATGAATTTTCATGGACATCAACGTTTCCACAGTGCATTTTAGGTCTAATAGTCGTCAACAAGAAACCAGCCAACTAACTAAAATGAGAAAGTGAATGAAATTATGAGGAGCTTTAAGCTTATGAAATGATCTTATAGAAAGCTTATGAAATTATGAGGACAACTCAGCACCAACCTGCAAATTTCCAATGAGATATAAAAATAGCAGCAACCCAATTATAGAAATAAAAGCCGCAAAGAGGTTTTCCCATGTATTGATACTGGGTTCGAGGTTTGAGCCAAGAGAACTGCAATTTAGAGATGtatattatataaataataaattcagTGTGCTCAAAGAAAGTACTATAAGATTGAATATCACAACTACACATACATTGGCATTCAGATAAGGAGAACGACAATCAACAAAATGGCGACCTTCATttggaaaaaggaaaagaacgcATGCAGTTGATAAGGTAATAAGTTAAAGGTAATGTACTTATTGATAACTTTCGTGCAACTCTAGTTGTTTATGTTAAAGAGACTTTCTTTGAtcagagattattcagagcaccgccgtgcacttgcaccaacataaatgaatggttagattgcattaactacactttttgtttattaaaaataaagttgataataaatatcaagggttgagattattttataaggattgggtcacttacaccgtcggtgcatagaataatttccaagaTTAACATTCAACCGCATTTACAAACCTCAAATGTCGCAAGCCCCACCAAAAGCAATTTGAGAACTTCTCCGGATAGTTAGTTGACCCCAGTATACCAAACTGGAGGATATGAAGAAATATGCCAAAGTCGAAAATTTTTGGATCAGATGGATCTATAGGACATAAATCATTAAGAGACGTTATATTTCTCAACGTATGGTGATTGTGGCAGTCAAAATTATTACGGTCACATCCATTTTCATTCCGACAAGCATGTCGCCAGCAACTTGTAATTCTTTGAACTGCAAAAAAGTAACAAAGGGCTCCCAATACCTGAGAAACAACAAATTAATTAGAGATTCTTTGAAACATTGAAAAGTAAGAAAGAGCTTCAGTATGACTTTTTGAACTGCAGAAACGTTTATGAGAACTCATGAAAAGAAAGCTTCAAAACATATAATTCAAGGATGTAATGAGGAAGAAACTAATTAAAGAATGTTAATGAGGTCTCATGAAAAGAAAGCTAGCTGAAATAAATGCTACCAAGTTTTGGCATATATAGGTTtgaaaaattctacaatgtgttaatgtatgacatgcatacaattgccttaaaagtgataaaatgagtcctcaaaatagtaatattagtcctcaaagtggtaacataagtccttaaagtggtaaattttcttagttactacATGAGTTTTCAAGTGGTAAATtgagtccttaaagtagtaaaaTGAGTCTTCAAAgtagtaaaaatagttgatgtatgagaaatgttaacatactaTAGCCTTACCCTATAAGTTTAGGGCATATATAGGAGGATTTGCCTTATGAGGTGATGCACTGATGCCCTTACACTATGTAACCCTCACTGTgatactttttttttgagaataagatcCTTTATTGAAATGAAACCAAATTACATAACacgggaatgaccggtggtggacaagaattccccactctcctccctaaaacctaaaccagttacGGGTCCATCACCATAGATGACTTCCATGAGCCgaaagggcccaacccctaaccacatATACCGCCCAACACCTCGGGCTACCGAGAATCCCGAGAATATCGATACCACCTCATAGACAACCGCAACAACAACCaacgccctcttccacaccgtgtcccaaaGATGCCAGGccacgtgcaaggatcgctcgtcagcacattgaccataagataaaaccGACAATAAACCAATTCGTCCCCAGGAAAAACACCACATACATGGTACctcaatttgacccaaccctagctcaacagagtagggacatgctaaaaaccagaaaaacctaaccaaaaccctaatcgAACTCCTAACCAAGAAAACTACTTTAAACAAAAATATAGCCCAGCCGCCGCAATCATCTTCCTCCACTTCAGTTGACCTGCCTGCAGACCACAACCATAGATCTGTCCCGTCAAACTCGCACCGCCGGAAAGACTCCATCCACGCAGCAAGCCACACCAACCTCACCTTTGGTCGGCCAAATCCAGGCATAAAGCCAGATCTCGATGAGCCCACACCGAGTATCAGTGAGAAACTCGTCGTGCCTTGACGCCCGGCTTCATCCAACCGCCAGAAAATTCGACACCCTTGCACTCTTCGATGATCGACCAAACTCGGAGAAGGAATCAGCGCCGTACGATCCATGGCAAACCGCCGCCACGATCCAGCCTCTGACCACCTGCTCCAACCCTGCGCCGACCGCCAACCAGCCATCCTGCCCGCCTGCATCGCCGCCTGAGAGGAAAGAAACGTCATACGCGACCAAGAAGGTTGAACCGGATACCAAAACTTGGAGCCCCAAGACCCCACAATCCCGTCCGGCAACACCCGCCACTCATCGATGAGGCCTGGACCTATGATCGACGCTGGGGCGCCGCCGGACAGGCAACAACCTCTTCTGTGCTTTTCCAAAACCCTAGTTGCTTCCCTCTATTCTCGGAGCCCTCTTAGTTTAACCTCTTCTGTGATACTTAAACAAATGTAACCCGTGTAATCTTACACTATGAATACCCACACTATGTAACCTGTACTATCTTTAGTTGTTATTGTTGTAGTTGATGATCATTTTCATCACCATGTAATAGCATGAACTATTATAAGGTAATCCAACAAAAAACTGTACCTAAAAACAGTTACTTATAGAgttaataatataataaattgTGATAAACATTGAAACTTACATGACTGGCAAGGATGTACATAAAGAAATTGAGTATGCCTTTAAGCCATAGTGAAGTCTCTTCTCTAGAAAACTTCTTAGATTCCTTGCACGATAGGTAGATACGAAGAACTCGTGGCACATATTGCACTAGAATAAGAAAGTTCATAAGCTTCCCTTTAATGGATGAACCTGATCCCCTCATTTTGGGGAAAAAAATGAGAATCGCTACCTGGATACAATACAATTTTGTAACAGCACTACAGCAGCTAAATGTCTATACATTATATACTCGGTCAAAATATTGAAGCACTTATTGTAACACATTTCATTGAGTCAATGGCATGCATCTTGGTGTAGTATAGTGGTAGCCATTATATACATGTATGAAGCAAATCTAGCTGTTATGCTATTAGTGTGAAATTGACATCCTGACAAGGCAAACCCCTCCATTATTTGCATGTTAACAAATCTATAAAGAGTCTCTTACCtgtggaagaggaagaaccGCTAAAATGTCAATTATGATGT
This portion of the Rosa chinensis cultivar Old Blush chromosome 1, RchiOBHm-V2, whole genome shotgun sequence genome encodes:
- the LOC112170079 gene encoding cyclic nucleotide-gated ion channel 1, which translates into the protein MEKSSTNKVNEWSEKRSAIKGILEPKNWPTRKEFVDPKGPYIRKWNIVFIVSCVLAVLLDPLFLYIPTIHEDMKCVRLDKNMKIAALVLRSVTDLCYLLNIFFQLCGSKTRSTIRSGSCPPMLTSLRIVLLSIAKTMWESYIIIDILAVLPLPQVAILIFFPKMRGSGSSIKGKLMNFLILVQYVPRVLRIYLSCKESKKFSREETSLWLKGILNFFMYILASHVLGALCYFFAVQRITSCWRHACRNENGCDRNNFDCHNHHTLRNITSLNDLCPIDPSDPKIFDFGIFLHILQFGILGSTNYPEKFSNCFWWGLRHLSSLGSNLEPSINTWENLFAAFISIIGLLLFLYLIGNLQTYMQLDTARLETDRWNLRVENKLDEKSREFEPWLVKNGIPSHKKPDIMAKVLVELKQNRDVDIENLLSILPSDLQSYVESCMPLSRLKKVPSVQNMAEAVLREISENLKPKKYKKDNIIISEDKPLEMMIFIVDGLVSIEKRDASGTLQRGAGQLFGEQLLCWPAWTSFPGISNESARAIGDVDVLVLMASDMERVGYKFRSEFGKEITPLSDAKWVLLESRQVAMLRKVPKLETMHTEVLKAISLHLKPRSYSKAWLTDTNEPLRMMIFVIDGSVEEYGTLDHGRLRHKAGYFSGEELLDYVLDSSFPALSPLPTCRLNASNYVDILYVTAKDLASVASEYRSNFSRVIAHPTDLFASLTLHWLKKVPMFRDMDEEVVKEISKRMKRVSYSSDTVIIEKHKPLEMMFVLLGGERVTVKETYPYHCVVGDFIGLELVHWITNWAAHTNFPAKLPLSHNSAKVPNDDQIGNAEVAVLWADDLKSIVSEFRSDFMKQTTLPIDSEGKLATFDPLTMVKKVPILENMDEEVLKAICSHLNPMKYSDDTPDGPFILNSNEKIDRMFFIIRGIVSYCSFSGPVYYHYSGNYFGEQLLGWVLDASVHRVPELDQWDAYMSVGDVEVLVLMAEDLAKVISEFETHFVRQIPQDSD